TAGCCCCCCTCCCGGGCGGCGCGACCCAGCAGGTCGACGAACGCCGCAGTCGTCTCTGTCATGTCCGGGTTCTGCCAGCGCGATTCGTCAACGCCCAGCGCGTCAAACGACCGCTCGAAGTAGTCGTCCTCCTCGTCAGTCACGGTATCGAGAAACTCGACGAAGCGACGCTTGGCGGCCATGTCCGGGGCCTGCCCGACCGCGTGACCGAACGTGCCGACGAGCTCGTCGACGAACGCGTAGTCCTGTCTCAGATACGCCGCGAACGCGTCCTCATCGAGCGTACCGCCCCCAAGTTCCGTAACAAACCGGTGTTCGACGGCGGCGTCCCAGTCCGGCTGACTCTGGTCGCGGAGCCAGTCGGTGAATCGGGGATCAGTGACGCGGTCGGCGTACGCCGAGTATGTCTCGGCCGTCATAGCTCCCACCCCTCCTGCGTGTAGGCCATCTCCCAGAACCGGTGTTCGAGCTTCGCGCTCGTCAGAAACGCTTTTTCCATGGCATCGTGCTGCCCGGAATACCGCTCGCCACAGCGGTCGACGTACGCCCGACACCAGCCCGTCGCCTCGCGGAAGTCGTCGCTTGTGTACATCTCGATAAAGGGCGTGTACTGGTGCTCGTCGTCGGCCAGATCGGCCATGTGCTCGGCCACGTCA
The Haloarcula sp. CBA1129 genome window above contains:
- a CDS encoding TenA family protein, yielding MTAETYSAYADRVTDPRFTDWLRDQSQPDWDAAVEHRFVTELGGGTLDEDAFAAYLRQDYAFVDELVGTFGHAVGQAPDMAAKRRFVEFLDTVTDEEDDYFERSFDALGVDESRWQNPDMTETTAAFVDLLGRAAREGGYAETLAVLVPAEWIYESWATAAADTHGDPDGDGLPSAGMGLPFYFAEWVDLHAVDSFVAFVEWLRGELDAVGPTLSPRREARVASLFDRTVTLERQFFETAYEETPATAESEVSP